Proteins from a single region of Labedella gwakjiensis:
- a CDS encoding LacI family DNA-binding transcriptional regulator — protein sequence MSEKATTVYDVAEHAGVSIATVSRVLRRPDEVRESTRERVLASVKALGYVPSASARGLAARRTGVVGLFFPDFDAMRETSAFVPDRSGTVPVIPDPAADDVTGSDLLYFDEVLRGAEIEAWRNGLVLLVGVGRGVDSRSIVSDIAGRVDGLAVLAGSVPDEMLEHIARRIPVVLIAGPRRDDDFDHVSVDNRAGMRALADHVFDTRDIDGVLYVRGVGSTPDDAERFEGFSEALAARPASDRPGVSVVSAEFSRERARVIGSSLASSGHIPDAVICANDQMALGVLDAFRDHGVDVPGRVLVAGFDGIDAGRHSDPRLTTVQQPMEDLGRAAVHVLTERLADPSHAPVTLRLPVRVLVRESTTA from the coding sequence ATGAGCGAGAAGGCGACCACCGTCTACGACGTCGCCGAGCACGCGGGCGTCTCCATCGCCACCGTCTCCCGCGTCCTCCGCAGGCCGGACGAGGTCCGGGAGTCGACGCGCGAACGCGTGCTCGCGTCGGTCAAAGCACTCGGGTACGTGCCGAGTGCCAGTGCGCGTGGACTCGCCGCCCGCCGCACGGGTGTCGTCGGTCTCTTCTTCCCCGACTTCGACGCCATGCGCGAGACGTCGGCATTCGTGCCCGATCGCAGCGGAACCGTGCCGGTGATCCCGGATCCGGCGGCGGACGACGTGACCGGATCCGATCTCCTCTACTTCGACGAGGTGCTCCGCGGGGCCGAGATCGAGGCCTGGAGGAACGGACTCGTGCTGCTCGTCGGCGTCGGCCGCGGGGTCGACTCGCGCTCGATCGTCTCCGACATCGCCGGACGGGTGGACGGGCTCGCCGTGCTCGCGGGCAGCGTGCCGGATGAGATGCTCGAGCACATCGCGCGCCGCATCCCCGTGGTCCTCATCGCCGGCCCCCGCCGCGACGACGACTTCGATCACGTCAGTGTGGACAACAGGGCCGGGATGCGCGCCCTCGCCGACCACGTCTTCGACACGCGCGACATCGACGGGGTCCTCTACGTGCGAGGTGTGGGCTCCACCCCGGACGACGCCGAGCGCTTCGAAGGATTCTCGGAGGCGCTCGCCGCTCGGCCGGCGTCGGATCGACCCGGCGTGAGCGTCGTGAGTGCGGAGTTCTCGCGAGAGCGGGCGCGCGTGATCGGCTCGTCGCTCGCATCGAGCGGACACATCCCCGACGCGGTGATCTGCGCGAACGACCAGATGGCCCTCGGTGTGCTCGACGCGTTCCGCGACCACGGGGTCGACGTGCCCGGGCGGGTGCTCGTCGCCGGTTTCGACGGGATCGACGCCGGGCGGCATTCCGATCCGCGGCTCACCACGGTGCAGCAGCCGATGGAGGACCTCGGGCGCGCCGCCGTGCACGTGCTGACGGAGCGGCTGGCGGATCCGTCCCACGCGCCGGTCACCCTGCGGTTGCCCGTCCGCGTCCTGGTCCGCGAGAGCACGACGGCCTGA